Proteins encoded within one genomic window of Acinetobacter sp. WCHA55:
- a CDS encoding SDR family oxidoreductase yields MAKTILITGASSGIGAGMAREFAQKGYNLAICARRLDRLESLKQELESKYGIKVIPKVLDVTNYDQVFEVFRAFKQEFGHLDRVIVNAGIGDGRRIGKGSFAINKATVETNFISALAQCEAAVEIFREQNAGHLVVISSMSAVRGMPKHLTAYGASKAGVAHLAEGIRAELLNTPIKVTTIFPGYIRTEINEGAKPLPFEVDEKTGSRLLAAEIEKAPVKAYVPKWPWLPLGLAMKVLPLKLVNKLG; encoded by the coding sequence ATGGCTAAAACAATTTTAATCACAGGGGCAAGTTCTGGCATAGGTGCAGGTATGGCGCGTGAATTTGCACAAAAAGGCTATAACTTGGCAATTTGTGCACGACGCTTAGATCGCCTTGAAAGTTTAAAGCAGGAACTTGAGAGCAAATACGGTATAAAAGTCATCCCTAAAGTTTTAGATGTGACCAATTACGATCAAGTGTTTGAAGTCTTTCGTGCATTTAAACAAGAATTTGGCCATTTAGACCGTGTGATTGTGAATGCTGGAATTGGAGATGGCCGTCGAATTGGTAAAGGCAGTTTTGCGATTAATAAAGCCACGGTTGAAACCAACTTTATTTCAGCTCTAGCACAGTGTGAAGCCGCAGTCGAAATTTTCCGTGAGCAAAATGCAGGGCATTTGGTTGTGATATCTTCTATGAGTGCAGTCCGCGGTATGCCGAAACATTTGACAGCCTACGGTGCAAGTAAAGCGGGTGTTGCACATTTGGCCGAAGGTATTCGTGCAGAACTGCTCAATACCCCAATCAAAGTCACCACAATCTTCCCTGGCTATATTCGTACAGAAATCAATGAGGGTGCAAAACCACTACCTTTTGAAGTGGATGAAAAAACAGGGTCACGACTCTTGGCAGCAGAAATTGAAAAAGCGCCTGTAAAAGCCTATGTGCCTAAATGGCCTTGGTTACCACTGGGTTTGGCGATGAAAGTTTTACCGCTCAAATTGGTCAATAAATTGGGTTAA
- a CDS encoding thermonuclease family protein, whose product MFDHLPNCWLIGLGFVLCLIMVFIFYKIQNALSQFLHPFKKGKTYWCRITAISDGDTLTCYRFNFRRSETKLRFAYIDAPESKRLIKKMVYRKVVRVRITDIDRYGRCVGEIYRFRKSMNEEMVKRGAAWVYEDYIKDKKHLKHMNALQSHAKKHKKGLWRGTRPIRPSDYRKLKK is encoded by the coding sequence ATGTTTGATCACCTGCCCAATTGCTGGCTTATCGGTCTTGGCTTCGTCCTTTGTCTGATAATGGTATTTATTTTCTATAAAATACAAAATGCCCTTAGCCAATTCCTCCATCCTTTTAAAAAAGGTAAAACTTATTGGTGCCGAATTACGGCGATAAGTGATGGTGATACGCTGACATGTTATCGCTTTAACTTTCGACGCTCTGAAACCAAATTACGCTTTGCCTATATTGATGCGCCTGAATCCAAACGCTTAATCAAAAAAATGGTTTATCGAAAAGTGGTTCGTGTTCGTATTACAGACATTGACCGTTATGGTCGCTGTGTAGGTGAAATCTACCGTTTTCGGAAAAGTATGAATGAGGAGATGGTCAAACGTGGTGCAGCATGGGTCTATGAGGACTATATTAAGGATAAAAAGCATTTGAAACATATGAATGCTTTACAAAGCCATGCGAAAAAGCACAAGAAAGGATTATGGCGCGGGACTCGCCCTATTCGCCCGAGTGACTACCGCAAACTGAAGAAGTAG
- a CDS encoding histidine phosphatase family protein, translated as MTTIYFIRHGQASFGAESYDQLSPNGELQAKILGQYFDQILKEAPVVVSGSMKRHQQTACISLAECFPEVDVLTDSAWNEFNHQQVFAHYEPRFNEPHLLKADVAKESNPREYLAKIFEGAIERWTGGDYHHEYDESWPSFKSRIELALQSLCDELAQSKPRYAVVFTSGGVISVVAGKLLGLSPNKTFALNWAIANSSMTTLRLVGNEPQLLSLNEHHFIKAENSNLLTWI; from the coding sequence ATGACCACTATTTATTTCATTCGCCACGGGCAAGCATCTTTTGGTGCAGAAAGTTATGATCAACTCTCTCCCAATGGTGAACTCCAAGCCAAAATTTTAGGTCAATATTTTGATCAGATCTTAAAAGAAGCGCCTGTGGTGGTGTCAGGCTCTATGAAGCGACATCAGCAAACGGCATGTATTTCTTTGGCTGAATGTTTTCCTGAAGTGGATGTCTTAACAGATTCAGCATGGAATGAGTTCAATCATCAGCAAGTCTTTGCTCATTACGAACCGCGTTTTAACGAGCCACATTTACTAAAAGCCGATGTAGCTAAAGAGTCGAACCCACGTGAATATTTGGCCAAGATATTTGAAGGGGCAATTGAACGCTGGACAGGTGGCGACTATCACCATGAATACGATGAGTCATGGCCTTCATTTAAAAGTCGAATTGAACTTGCTTTACAGAGTTTGTGTGATGAACTGGCTCAAAGTAAACCTCGTTATGCTGTGGTGTTTACTTCAGGTGGTGTAATTTCAGTGGTTGCAGGTAAGCTCTTAGGTTTAAGTCCAAATAAAACCTTTGCACTTAATTGGGCCATTGCCAACAGCAGCATGACTACATTACGACTGGTGGGCAATGAACCGCAACTTTTAAGTCTCAATGAACATCATTTCATTAAAGCCGAAAACTCAAACTTACTGACATGGATCTAA
- a CDS encoding LysR family transcriptional regulator has product MNSIHSKSLIDIGLFHRIDINLYPLFIAIYEQKNISKAAQILSITQSAASHALQRLRSHLKDDLFVRSGSQMLPTPFAEQNYLIIKNALIAIQSISMQQQSFDPNMVHSLKIAIHDEIEPIVFPKLVAHFQKLGLSIQFMSSKLDRKTVDADLVSQQIDFVIDLEQNFGDKIQFESLVKDQFVACTQLQQINAELYFASPHIGVSSRRTGVLVEDVHLNRKQLSRQIFLRCQHYSTALQILEQYPNAILTIPQNILSHLHVSPLLNIFDVPVKLPQMNIGIYWHKNLMENKRHHFLRGEIYKIFA; this is encoded by the coding sequence ATGAACAGTATTCATAGTAAGTCACTCATTGATATAGGGCTTTTTCATCGCATCGATATCAATTTATACCCGCTTTTTATTGCGATTTATGAGCAAAAAAATATTTCAAAAGCAGCCCAAATCTTGTCGATTACGCAGTCTGCTGCCAGTCATGCCTTGCAGCGCCTACGTAGCCATTTAAAAGATGATTTATTTGTTCGCTCTGGCAGCCAAATGCTTCCAACGCCTTTTGCTGAGCAAAATTACCTGATTATTAAAAATGCTTTAATAGCAATACAAAGTATTTCTATGCAACAGCAAAGCTTCGATCCAAACATGGTTCATAGTCTAAAAATTGCGATTCATGATGAAATCGAACCGATTGTTTTTCCAAAGTTAGTCGCTCACTTTCAGAAACTTGGACTAAGTATTCAGTTCATGAGTAGCAAGCTTGACCGTAAAACGGTAGATGCTGATTTAGTTTCTCAACAAATCGATTTTGTGATTGATTTGGAACAAAACTTTGGCGATAAAATTCAATTTGAGAGCTTGGTCAAAGACCAGTTTGTGGCTTGTACTCAGCTCCAGCAAATCAATGCTGAATTGTATTTTGCTTCACCGCATATTGGTGTATCTTCGCGGCGTACTGGTGTTTTGGTTGAAGATGTTCATTTAAATCGTAAGCAACTGTCTAGGCAGATTTTTTTACGTTGTCAGCACTATTCCACTGCGCTACAAATTTTAGAGCAATATCCAAATGCAATTTTAACAATTCCTCAAAATATTTTGAGCCATTTGCATGTTTCCCCTCTGCTCAATATTTTTGATGTTCCTGTAAAACTGCCGCAAATGAATATTGGGATTTATTGGCATAAAAATTTAATGGAAAATAAAAGACATCATTTTTTGAGGGGCGAAATTTATAAAATTTTTGCTTAG
- a CDS encoding phosphotransferase family protein has protein sequence MSAIDVGGTVRAGEELDAVAVENWLKAQGVDLQGQVEVTQYSGGASNWTYRLKYDNVDLILRRPPKGTKAKSAHDMAREYHVQKNLSPFYPVLPEMVALCQDESVLGCDFYVMKRVEGIIPRANLPKELDFKEAQVRELCINVIDKLIELHQVPYQGTELENLGKGDGYCRRQVEGWDARFEKAKTINVPSFKYVRKWLKDNIPADSKTCVIHNDWRFDNIILDPNHPTQIIGVLDWEMATLGDPLMDLGSALAYWVEESDSALFKATRRQPTNLKGMFTRKEVVDYYLEQTGLEVENWTFYEVFGIFRLAVIAQQIYYRYHHKQTNNPAFKDFWILIHALHIRALKLIGLQKIEANEVAQKYIVKMKEILGK, from the coding sequence ATGTCAGCGATTGATGTAGGTGGAACAGTTCGAGCAGGTGAAGAACTGGATGCTGTAGCTGTGGAAAATTGGCTTAAAGCACAAGGTGTCGATCTACAAGGGCAGGTTGAAGTCACGCAATACTCTGGCGGGGCATCTAACTGGACGTATCGGTTGAAATACGACAATGTCGATCTAATTCTACGTCGCCCACCTAAAGGTACCAAAGCCAAATCTGCACATGACATGGCACGTGAATATCATGTACAAAAGAACTTAAGTCCTTTTTATCCTGTACTTCCCGAAATGGTCGCATTGTGTCAGGACGAATCTGTTCTTGGCTGCGACTTCTACGTGATGAAACGTGTAGAAGGCATTATTCCACGAGCCAATTTACCGAAAGAGTTAGATTTTAAAGAAGCCCAAGTTCGCGAGTTGTGTATCAATGTGATTGATAAACTAATCGAACTTCATCAAGTTCCCTACCAAGGTACAGAACTTGAGAACCTTGGCAAAGGTGATGGATATTGTCGTCGTCAAGTGGAAGGTTGGGACGCTCGTTTTGAAAAAGCCAAAACCATTAACGTCCCTTCATTTAAATATGTGCGGAAATGGCTGAAAGATAACATTCCAGCAGACTCAAAAACTTGTGTGATTCATAACGATTGGCGTTTTGATAATATCATTTTAGATCCGAATCATCCGACACAAATTATTGGTGTTTTAGATTGGGAAATGGCAACGCTTGGTGATCCACTCATGGACTTGGGGTCTGCTTTGGCATATTGGGTTGAAGAGTCGGATAGTGCACTTTTTAAAGCGACACGTCGTCAACCGACAAATCTAAAAGGCATGTTCACACGTAAAGAAGTGGTCGATTATTATTTAGAACAAACGGGTTTAGAAGTAGAAAATTGGACTTTTTATGAGGTCTTTGGCATTTTCCGTTTAGCCGTGATTGCCCAACAAATTTATTATCGCTATCACCATAAACAGACGAATAACCCTGCCTTCAAAGATTTTTGGATTTTAATTCATGCTCTCCATATTCGCGCACTTAAATTGATTGGTTTACAAAAAATTGAAGCCAATGAAGTTGCTCAAAAATACATTGTTAAAATGAAGGAAATATTAGGCAAATGA
- a CDS encoding acyl-CoA dehydrogenase family protein yields MFELSARAQDYVERTKQFIQNEIEPIETDFWHEVHELNQGGDWTKWQWPAQLEMLKAKAKAAGLWNMFLPCPELGQGLSVQEYAHIAELTGRSLLAPTVFNCNAPDSGNMEVLWRYGSEAQKQEWLKQLLDGKIRSVFCMTEPAVASSDATNMQATAVIEGDEIVLNGRKWWSSGLGDPNAKIIIFMAHTPDETKDRHHQHSMVLVPVETAGVKIERMLPVFGDYDAPHGHGEISFSNVRVPISNFIGGAGQGFEIAQGRLGPGRIHHCMRCIGAAEKSLELMIDRGMSRTAFGKEILKLGGNLERVADARVAIDQARLLTLYAAYKMDTLGNMAALTEISAIKVVAPSVLEKVVDMAIQIHGGAGVSRDTPLTGFFAQARSLRLADGPDEVHKGMIAKLELAKRGYSTRRKK; encoded by the coding sequence ATGTTTGAACTCTCAGCACGTGCTCAAGATTATGTAGAACGTACCAAACAATTTATTCAAAATGAAATTGAACCTATCGAAACTGACTTTTGGCATGAGGTACATGAACTGAACCAAGGTGGCGACTGGACCAAATGGCAGTGGCCCGCACAACTTGAAATGCTAAAAGCCAAAGCAAAAGCTGCGGGTTTATGGAATATGTTTTTGCCTTGTCCTGAATTGGGCCAAGGTCTATCAGTTCAAGAGTATGCTCATATTGCAGAACTTACAGGTCGGAGCCTCCTTGCGCCGACCGTGTTTAACTGTAATGCGCCTGACAGTGGCAATATGGAAGTATTATGGCGTTATGGCTCTGAAGCTCAAAAGCAAGAGTGGCTTAAGCAGCTTTTAGATGGAAAAATTCGCTCTGTTTTCTGCATGACAGAACCAGCTGTTGCTTCATCCGATGCGACCAATATGCAAGCAACAGCCGTGATCGAAGGCGATGAAATTGTGTTAAATGGCCGTAAATGGTGGTCATCAGGCTTAGGTGACCCCAACGCCAAAATTATTATTTTTATGGCGCATACACCAGATGAAACCAAAGATCGCCATCATCAACACTCGATGGTTTTAGTGCCTGTTGAAACGGCTGGAGTCAAAATAGAGCGAATGTTACCAGTCTTTGGTGACTACGATGCACCGCATGGTCACGGCGAAATTAGCTTTAGTAATGTTCGTGTACCTATTTCCAATTTTATTGGTGGCGCAGGTCAAGGTTTTGAAATTGCCCAAGGTCGTTTAGGCCCGGGGCGTATTCATCACTGTATGCGCTGTATTGGTGCTGCGGAAAAATCTTTAGAGTTGATGATCGATCGTGGTATGAGTCGTACTGCATTTGGCAAAGAAATTTTAAAATTAGGTGGGAACCTAGAGCGTGTAGCTGATGCACGTGTTGCAATTGATCAAGCACGTTTATTAACCTTGTATGCTGCGTATAAAATGGATACTTTAGGGAATATGGCAGCGTTAACCGAAATCTCTGCGATTAAAGTCGTTGCGCCAAGTGTGCTTGAAAAAGTGGTTGATATGGCGATTCAAATTCACGGCGGAGCAGGTGTGTCGCGTGATACGCCTTTGACAGGTTTCTTCGCTCAAGCACGTTCACTACGTCTAGCTGATGGACCGGACGAAGTGCATAAAGGTATGATTGCAAAATTAGAACTGGCAAAACGCGGCTATAGTACACGTCGTAAAAAATAA
- the fumC gene encoding class II fumarate hydratase has product MQTRIEHDTMGEVEVPSEALWGAQTQRSLQNFKIGSERLPRPMIRAMGLVKKAAAQTNAELNQIPQELAQYIFGAADEVIAGQWDSQFPLVVWQTGSGTQSNMNCNEVIANIANQKLGNPLGAQKPVHPNDHVNRAQSTNDSFPTAIHVAASIQINELLIPAVTQLRDTLEAKSQAFSDIVKIGRTHLQDATPLTLGQEFSGYVSQLDHGLKRLQQALSGLYELPLGGTAVGTGLNAHPDYAEKSAEQLARLTGLPFVTAPNKFEALAGRDAAVFASGALKTLAVSLNKIANDIRWLASGPRCGFGELRIPENEPGSSIMPGKVNPTQSEAMTMVVAQVLGNDTTINVAGASGNFELNVFMPVIAFNLLQSIQLLGDACNSFNDHCAVGIEPNREKIDHFLHDSLMLVTALNPVIGYENAAKVAKTAYKEGKTLKQVAVELNLVTAEQFDEVVRPEQMISPNVK; this is encoded by the coding sequence ATGCAAACACGTATTGAACACGACACAATGGGCGAAGTTGAAGTACCGAGCGAAGCACTTTGGGGTGCACAAACTCAGCGTAGTTTGCAAAACTTTAAAATTGGCAGTGAACGTTTACCACGTCCAATGATTCGTGCCATGGGCTTAGTGAAAAAAGCAGCAGCACAGACCAATGCAGAGCTCAACCAAATTCCACAAGAATTGGCGCAATACATCTTCGGTGCTGCAGATGAAGTGATTGCAGGGCAGTGGGATAGTCAGTTTCCTTTGGTGGTATGGCAAACTGGTTCAGGCACACAAAGCAACATGAATTGTAATGAAGTGATTGCCAATATCGCCAATCAGAAACTTGGCAATCCTTTAGGCGCACAAAAACCTGTACACCCGAACGATCACGTGAACCGTGCTCAGTCGACCAATGACTCGTTTCCAACGGCGATTCATGTCGCAGCAAGTATTCAGATCAATGAATTACTGATTCCTGCGGTGACGCAGCTTCGAGACACTTTAGAGGCAAAATCTCAAGCATTTTCAGACATCGTCAAAATTGGCCGAACTCATTTACAAGATGCAACACCCTTAACCTTAGGCCAAGAATTTAGCGGTTATGTTTCTCAGCTTGATCACGGCTTAAAGCGTTTACAACAAGCACTTTCAGGGTTGTATGAACTACCTTTAGGTGGAACAGCTGTAGGAACAGGACTGAATGCTCATCCTGATTATGCAGAAAAATCAGCGGAGCAACTGGCGCGGTTGACTGGACTACCTTTTGTGACTGCACCAAATAAATTTGAAGCATTGGCTGGACGTGATGCAGCAGTGTTTGCCTCAGGTGCACTAAAAACGCTTGCGGTAAGCTTGAACAAAATTGCCAATGACATTCGCTGGTTGGCAAGTGGCCCACGTTGTGGTTTTGGCGAGTTACGTATTCCAGAAAATGAACCAGGCTCAAGTATTATGCCGGGGAAAGTGAACCCAACTCAAAGTGAAGCGATGACTATGGTGGTGGCTCAAGTCTTAGGTAATGACACCACGATTAATGTTGCGGGTGCATCGGGTAACTTTGAACTGAATGTATTCATGCCAGTGATTGCGTTTAATTTGTTGCAGTCGATTCAGCTTCTGGGTGACGCATGTAATAGCTTCAATGATCACTGTGCAGTGGGTATTGAGCCAAACCGCGAAAAAATTGATCACTTCTTACATGATTCATTGATGTTAGTTACGGCTTTAAACCCAGTGATTGGCTATGAAAATGCAGCGAAAGTTGCCAAAACGGCCTATAAAGAAGGGAAAACGTTAAAACAGGTGGCTGTAGAGTTGAACTTAGTCACGGCTGAACAGTTTGATGAAGTGGTACGTCCAGAGCAAATGATTTCCCCAAATGTAAAATAG
- a CDS encoding pyrimidine/purine nucleoside phosphorylase, translating to MSAQFDFVSVRKKPNVHFGGRSISHVIQCEDGSQKTLGVILPTDQPLTFETHVAEHIEIVSGQCQVRVGLHTEMRLYHAGESFDVPANSRFSMMASEVVDYICHLEK from the coding sequence ATGTCCGCACAATTCGACTTTGTTTCAGTTAGAAAAAAGCCTAATGTTCATTTTGGTGGGCGCTCAATCAGTCATGTTATTCAATGTGAAGATGGTTCACAAAAGACTCTAGGGGTTATTTTGCCTACAGATCAACCGCTGACTTTTGAAACGCATGTCGCAGAGCATATTGAAATTGTTTCAGGTCAATGCCAAGTTAGAGTTGGACTACACACTGAAATGAGGCTGTATCATGCAGGTGAAAGTTTTGATGTTCCTGCCAACAGCCGCTTTAGTATGATGGCAAGTGAAGTTGTAGATTATATTTGCCACTTAGAAAAGTAG
- a CDS encoding nitroreductase family protein → MSNQFIELITKRRTIYAIGKKVEHSPEFLTDLIQTAIKQSPSSFNSQSSRAVILFNAEHEKFWTFVAEKLKSYAKDEESAAKTTAKMASFAAGVGTVLFFEDLDVIQSLQEQFPSYAENFPIWAEHSTAIAQFATWTALHTLGLGASLQHYNPIVDEEVHAEWEVPESWKLRAQLVFGSVEGEAKEKGFVDDAVRFKVFK, encoded by the coding sequence ATGTCAAATCAGTTCATCGAATTAATCACAAAGCGTCGTACCATTTATGCCATTGGTAAAAAAGTCGAGCACAGCCCTGAATTTTTAACTGATTTGATTCAAACAGCTATTAAACAAAGCCCATCATCATTCAATTCACAGTCATCTCGGGCGGTAATTTTATTTAATGCGGAACATGAAAAGTTCTGGACTTTTGTGGCTGAAAAACTGAAGTCTTATGCTAAAGATGAGGAAAGCGCGGCTAAAACAACGGCAAAAATGGCCAGTTTTGCAGCAGGTGTGGGAACAGTTTTATTTTTTGAAGATCTGGATGTCATTCAGAGCTTACAAGAGCAATTTCCATCTTATGCTGAGAACTTTCCTATTTGGGCAGAGCATTCAACTGCAATAGCGCAATTTGCAACGTGGACTGCGTTACATACCTTGGGTCTAGGTGCATCTTTACAGCATTACAATCCAATTGTGGATGAAGAAGTCCATGCTGAGTGGGAGGTGCCTGAAAGTTGGAAACTGCGTGCACAACTGGTCTTCGGCTCGGTTGAGGGGGAAGCCAAAGAAAAAGGCTTCGTGGATGATGCTGTACGCTTTAAGGTCTTCAAATAA